In the genome of Amia ocellicauda isolate fAmiCal2 chromosome 3, fAmiCal2.hap1, whole genome shotgun sequence, one region contains:
- the bap1 gene encoding ubiquitin carboxyl-terminal hydrolase BAP1, translating into MNKGWLELESDPGLFTLLVEDFGVKGVQVEEIYDLQSKCQSPVYGFIFLFKWIEERRSRRKVSTLVDETSVIDDDIVNDMFFAHQLIPNSCATHALLSVLLNCNDVDLGLTLSRMKEFTKGFSPESKGYAIGNAPELAKAHNSHARPEPRHLPEKQNGISAVRTMEAFHFVSYVPIKGRLFELDGLKAYPIDHGPWGEEEEWTDKARRVIMERIGLATAGEPYHDIRFNLMAVVPDRRIKYESKLHVLKMNRQTVLEGLQQLIRVTQPELVQDRKQPDASSPEDSSPTVKKEPEAEPGLAPGPEETQRTDSTGFSASQGHPPSTPSPGGRAKGQGKQVNGPPVTPSPIVQRLPAFLDNHNYAKSPMQEEEDLAAGVGRSRVPAPPRHPYSDDDEDYEDEEEEDCASTETPVRYKRKPGLKPPAGTGPGEEPRSLLQPSAIKVLAEKLKETQKKDLSVPLSIKTAAAGGICISAASQPSPTPSNESTDTASEIGSAFNSPLRSPIRSASATRPSSPVTSHLSKVLFGEEEGLLRLDCLRYNRAVRDLGPAVSSALLHLQDDGVLCTLAHTGERNAEFTKSSHSKEGDGEKERPGASVDSKTEDSKDAAELRRCKERADPGDNGKKPPGDKYSPKELLALLKYVEADIANYEVSLKEEVEKRKKYKIDDQRRTHNYDEFICTFISMLAQEGMLASLVEQNISVRRRQGVSIGRLHKQRKPDRRKRSRPYKAKRQ; encoded by the exons ATGAATAAAGGGTGGCTGGAGCTGGAGAGTGACCCGG GACTCTTCACGTTACTGGTGGAGGATTTTG gtgtAAAAGGTGTCCAGGTGGAGGAGATCTACGATCTACAGAGCAAATGCCAGAG CCCCGTGTACGGCTTCATCTTCCTCTTTAAGTGGATCGAAGAGCGGAGGTCGAGGAGGAAGGTGTCCACGCTGGTGGACGAGACGTCCGTCATCGATGATGATATCGTGAATGACATGTTCTTTGCTCACCAG CTCATTCCCAATTCCTGTGCCACCCATGCCTTGCTGAGTGTCCTCCTGAACTGCAACGACGTGGACCTGGGACTGACACTCAGTCGCATGAAGGAGTTCACCAAAGGCTTCAGCCCAGAG AGTAAAGGCTATGCAATCGGAAACGCTCCAGAGCTGGCAAAAGCCCACAACAGCCATGCGAG ACCCGAGCCTAGACACCTCCCGGAGAAGCAGAACGGCATCAGCGCGGTGCGGACCATGGAGGCCTTCCACTTTGTCAGCTACGTGCCCATCAAGGGCCGTCTGTTTGAGCTCGATGGGCTGAAGGCCTATCCTATAGATCACG GGCCttggggggaggaggaggaatggacGGATAAAGCCAGACGTGTTATCATGGAGAGAATAGGCCTTGCTACTGCTGG GGAGCCGTACCACGATATCCGCTTCAACCTGATGGCTGTCGTCCCGGACAGGAGGATAAAGTACGAGTCCAAACTGCACGTCCTGAAGATGAACAGACAGACGGTGCTGGAGGGCCTGCAGCAG CTGATCCGCGTTACTCAGCCCGAGCTCGTTCAGGACCGTAAGCAGCCGGACGCCTCCTCTCCGGAAGACTCCTCTCCCACTGTGAAGAAGGAGCCCGAGGCCGAGCCGGGGCTGGCGCCAGGCCCCGAGGAGACCCAGCGCACAG aTTCTACAGGTTTTTCGGCTTCCCAGGGCCACCCCCCTTCCACTCCCAGCCCCGGCGGCCGCGCCAAAGGCCAAGGAAAACAGGTGAACGGACCCCCGGTCACCCCCAGCCCCATCGTACAGCGGCTGCCCGCCTTCCTGGACAACCACAACTACGCCAAGTCCCCCATGCAG GAGGAAGAGGACCTGGCGGCAGGAGTGGGACGCTCCCGAGTCCCGGctcccccccgccacccctACTCGGACGACGACGAGGACTACGAGGACGAAGAGGAGGAGGACTGTGCCAGCACCGAGACACCCGTCAG GTACAAGAGGAAGCCGGGCCTGAAGCCGCCGGCAGGGACGGGCCCCGGGGAGGAGCCGCGGTCCCTCCTACAGCCCAGCGCCATCAAGGTTTTGGCGGAGAAGCTGAAGGAGACACAAAAGAAAGACCTGTCCGTCCCGCTGTCCATCAAGACGGCTGCCGCGGGGGGCATCTGCATCAGCGCCGCCTCGCAGCCCTCGCCCACGCCCAGCAACGAGAGCACGGACACGGCCTCCGAGATCGGCAGCGCCTTCAACTCGCCGCTGCGCTCGCCCATCCGCTCGGCCAGTGCCACGCGGCCCTCCAGCCCCGTGACCTCACACCTGTCCAAGGTGCTGTTCGGCGAGGAGGAGGGCCTGCTGCGGCTCGACTGCCTGCGCTACAACCGCGCCGTGCGTGACCTGGGGCCGGCCGTCAGCTCCGCGCTGCTGCACCTGCAGGACGACGGCGTGCTCTGCACCCTCGCGCACACAG GAGAGCGAAATGCAGAGTTCACCAAGAGCTCCCACTCCAAGGAGGGAGACGGGGAAAAGGAGAGACCGGGCGCCTCCGTGGACAGCAAGACGGAGGACAGTAAGGACGCCGCGGAGCTCCGGCGCTGCAAGGAGAGGGCGGACCCCGGGGACAACGGCAAGAAGCCCCCCGGAGACAAGTACTCCCCGAAA GAGCTGTTGGCTCTGCTCAAGTACGTCGAGGCCGATATCGCCAACTACGAGGTCTCTCTCAAGGAGGAGGTGGAGAAGAGGAAAAAGTACAAG ATCGACGATCAGAGGAGGACCCACAACTACGACGAGTTCATTTGCACCTTCATATCTATGCTGGCGCAGGAAG GCATGCTGGCCAGCCTGGTGGAGCAGAACATCTCTGTGCGGCGCCGGCAGGGCGTCAGCATCGGCCGCCTCCACAAACAGAGGAAGCCTGACCGCAGGAAACGATCCCGGCCGTACAAGGCGAAGCGGCAGTGA
- the LOC136731742 gene encoding zinc finger protein 135, producing MKEPHQEGPAGAPGAGGESAGRPGGAAGPRVWRCDQCGKGFTTARTLKRHAQTHGGGDAYRCSECGRGFNRLDHLKRHQHMHTGEPTLPCGECGKLFRDRERLRRHQLGHPGLTSYACGKCQRSFRRAAELREHLKEHLATQWTGDGLHRCDWCAKNFSGADALRRHEKIHTEGVSCLCAQCGRGFGRMEHLRRHERVHTGEAPYACAQCGRRFRNAGGLKRHRSVHTRETPHQCPQCGKRFKERENCKKHQRIHTGATPYACKICGKGFHRQERLKRHQLIHAGVTPYECHACGRSFKLPEQLQRHRKNHEGGRTYECATCGKSFYGAENLRKHQRIHRQESHSCSDCGKVFRQPGSLRAHRRREHEQPQPVPHSCSARPQSFPDTGELEKHRHLHSHSQNSPPTTNMAIPSALD from the coding sequence ATGAAGGAGCCGCACCAGGAGGGTCCCGCCGGGGCCCCGGGGGCGGGAGGGGAGAGTGCGGGGCGCCCGGGGGGAGCCGCGGGGCCGAGGGTGTGGCGGTGTGACCAGTGTGGGAAGGGTTTCACGACGGCACGGACGCTGAAGAGACATGCGCAGACACACGGTGGGGGGGATGCCTACCGCTGCTCTGAGTGCGGGCGGGGCTTCAACCGCCTGGACCACCTGAAGAGGCACCAGCACATGCACACCGGAGAGCCCACCCTGCCCTGCGGCGAGTGCGGGAAGCTCTTCAGGGACAGGGAGCGGCTGAGGAGGCACCAGCTGGGCCACCCGGGTCTGACCTCCTACGCCTGTGGCAAGTGCCAGCGCAGCTTCAGGAGGGCGGCAGAGCTGAGGGAGCACCTGAAGGAGCACCTGGCCACCCAGTGGACGGGGGACGGGCTGCATCGGTGTGACTGGTGCGCCAAGAACTTCAGCGGCGCTGATGCCCTGAGGAGGCACGAGAAGATCCACACGGAGGGGGTGTCCTGCCTGTGCGCCCAGTGCGGGAGAGGCTTCGGGCGCATGGAGCACCTGCGGCGGCACGAGCGCGTCCACACTGGTGAGGCCCCCTACGCCTGCGCACAGTGTGGCCGCCGGTTCCGCAACGCCGGGGGCCTGAAGCGCCACAGAAGCGTCCACACCCGGGAGACGCCCCACCAGTGCCCGCAGTGCGGTAAGCGCTTCAAGGAGCGGGAGAACTGCAAGAAGCACCAGCGCATCCACACGGGGGCCACGCCCTACGCCTGCAAGATCTGCGGGAAGGGCTTCCACCGGCAGGAGCGGCTCAAACGGCACCAGCTGATCCACGCCGGGGTCACGCCCTACGAGTGCCACGCCTGCGGCAGGAGCTTCAAGCTGCCGGAGCAGCTGCAGAGGCACCGGAAGAACCACGAGGGGGGGAGGACGTATGAGTGCGCCACCTGCGGCAAGAGCTTCTACGGGGCAGAGAACCTGAGGAAGCACCAGCGCATCCACCGCCAGGAGAGCCACAGCTGCAGCGACTGCGGTAAGGTCTTCAGACAGCCGGGCAGCCTCCGGGCTCACCGCAGGAGGGAGCATGAGCAGCCGCAGCCCGTGCCACACTCCTGCAGCGCCCGTCCGCAGAGCTTCCCTGACACCGGAGAACTGGAGAAACATCGGCATCTGCATTCACATTCACAGAACTCACCCCCAACGACAAACATGGCCATTCCGTCTGCACTGGATTAA